The Daucus carota subsp. sativus chromosome 9, DH1 v3.0, whole genome shotgun sequence genome window below encodes:
- the LOC108201773 gene encoding BOI-related E3 ubiquitin-protein ligase 1-like isoform X1, protein MLGGENGSTKFSLFIDENRLQYPAIGSSQLQLFGNTAGYSADPGNISAREHNNATFGPNKRGRKGESLSRRQKLHFSLNQGPYHDECELATCFPVQNPVSTGLRLSYDDDERNSSVTSASGGMTASPPVILSLEENLLNELNQQKKEFDQYIKIQEENLVKGLKDITQRQMASFLAAIEKTVAKKLHDKDIEIENITGKNRELIERIKQVAADTQGWHHRAKYNESLVNMLQSNLQQAISQGAEPMKEGFGESNIDDTASYIDPTHSLCIPSIPVKKSSGNDSNMICRVCNMKEVSFLLMPCRHLCLCSNCEGMVFSCPVCRLTKTAGVQVYLS, encoded by the exons ATGTTAGGAGGAGAAAATGGAAGTAcaaaattttctctttttattGATGAAAATCGCTTACAGTATCCTGCCATTGGATCAAGTCAGCTGCAGCTGTTTGGAAATA CAGCCGGATATTCTGCTGATCCAGGTAATATTTCGGCAAGGGAGCATAATAATGCTACATTTGGGCCTAACAAACGAGGAAGGAAAGGAGAATCTTTGTCTAGGCGGCAAAAGCTTCACTTCTCCTTAAATCAGGGACCATATCATGATGAATGTGAACTAGCTACATGCTTTCCAGTTCAGAATCCTGTATCCACTGGTCTAAGATTGTCTTATGACGATGACGAGCGGAACTCCTCAGTCACTTCTGCTAGTGGAGGCATGACGGCTTCACCACCTGTCATTTTGTCTCTTGAAGAAAACCTTTTAAATGAACTTAATCAACAGAAAAAGGAATTTGATCAGTATATCAAGATTCAG GAAGAAAACCTTGTAAAAGGTTTAAAGGATATCACGCAGAGGCAGATGGCATCTTTTTTGGCAGCTATTGAGAAAACTGTGGCTAAAAAATTGCACGACAAAGACATTGAGATAGAAAACATAACTGGCAAGAACAGGGAACTAATCGAGAGAATAAAACAGGTAGCAGCTGATACCCAGGGTTGGCACCACAGGGCCAAGTACAATGAGTCCCTCGTTAACATGCTCCAATCCAATCTCCAACAAGCAATATCACAAGGTGCTGAACCGATGAAGGAAGGATTCGGGGAAAGTAATATTGACGATACTGCCTCGTACATTGACCCGACCCACTCTCTTTGCATTCCCAGTATCCCAGTAAAGAAGTCTTCGGGAAACGACTCTAATATGATTTGTAGAGTGTGCAACATGAAGGAGGTTTCTTTCTTGTTGATGCCTTGTAGGCACTTGTGTTTGTGTAGTAATTGTGAAGGAATGGTCTTCTCTTGTCCAGTGTGTCGGTTAACAAAAACCGCTGGTGTTCAGGTTTACTTGTCATAG
- the LOC108201773 gene encoding BOI-related E3 ubiquitin-protein ligase 1-like isoform X2 — protein sequence MLGGENGSTKFSLFIDENRLQYPAIGSSQLQLFGNTGYSADPGNISAREHNNATFGPNKRGRKGESLSRRQKLHFSLNQGPYHDECELATCFPVQNPVSTGLRLSYDDDERNSSVTSASGGMTASPPVILSLEENLLNELNQQKKEFDQYIKIQEENLVKGLKDITQRQMASFLAAIEKTVAKKLHDKDIEIENITGKNRELIERIKQVAADTQGWHHRAKYNESLVNMLQSNLQQAISQGAEPMKEGFGESNIDDTASYIDPTHSLCIPSIPVKKSSGNDSNMICRVCNMKEVSFLLMPCRHLCLCSNCEGMVFSCPVCRLTKTAGVQVYLS from the exons ATGTTAGGAGGAGAAAATGGAAGTAcaaaattttctctttttattGATGAAAATCGCTTACAGTATCCTGCCATTGGATCAAGTCAGCTGCAGCTGTTTGGAAATA CCGGATATTCTGCTGATCCAGGTAATATTTCGGCAAGGGAGCATAATAATGCTACATTTGGGCCTAACAAACGAGGAAGGAAAGGAGAATCTTTGTCTAGGCGGCAAAAGCTTCACTTCTCCTTAAATCAGGGACCATATCATGATGAATGTGAACTAGCTACATGCTTTCCAGTTCAGAATCCTGTATCCACTGGTCTAAGATTGTCTTATGACGATGACGAGCGGAACTCCTCAGTCACTTCTGCTAGTGGAGGCATGACGGCTTCACCACCTGTCATTTTGTCTCTTGAAGAAAACCTTTTAAATGAACTTAATCAACAGAAAAAGGAATTTGATCAGTATATCAAGATTCAG GAAGAAAACCTTGTAAAAGGTTTAAAGGATATCACGCAGAGGCAGATGGCATCTTTTTTGGCAGCTATTGAGAAAACTGTGGCTAAAAAATTGCACGACAAAGACATTGAGATAGAAAACATAACTGGCAAGAACAGGGAACTAATCGAGAGAATAAAACAGGTAGCAGCTGATACCCAGGGTTGGCACCACAGGGCCAAGTACAATGAGTCCCTCGTTAACATGCTCCAATCCAATCTCCAACAAGCAATATCACAAGGTGCTGAACCGATGAAGGAAGGATTCGGGGAAAGTAATATTGACGATACTGCCTCGTACATTGACCCGACCCACTCTCTTTGCATTCCCAGTATCCCAGTAAAGAAGTCTTCGGGAAACGACTCTAATATGATTTGTAGAGTGTGCAACATGAAGGAGGTTTCTTTCTTGTTGATGCCTTGTAGGCACTTGTGTTTGTGTAGTAATTGTGAAGGAATGGTCTTCTCTTGTCCAGTGTGTCGGTTAACAAAAACCGCTGGTGTTCAGGTTTACTTGTCATAG